One Sodalinema gerasimenkoae IPPAS B-353 DNA segment encodes these proteins:
- a CDS encoding efflux RND transporter periplasmic adaptor subunit — protein MKRPTTWLMGILIGSLWLTMGCSPNERETAQAQSSGRGGSREEGDRTVTVDVAIAEAQTRGRELNYSGTTQPLRRVSLRARSDGQLLTLNADVGDPVFQGQVIARVEDTLLLSELAGVEADVSVRQSEVEEARNQRIEAEFRVEELRAELDQAQVDSRRLKNLAGEGAVPRREAELAQTRVRTLEQQLRSAQEQIRIRDRAVTSAQQRVGAQEAIVDGVRQRLSYTDVPSPLNAVVLDRLLQPGDIVQSGDVILELGDFSQVEIRIEIPDRDRSQISLGQAVDVVLDAFPNQEFVGRVSRIFPNADPVARLIPVQITLQNPQVPDGQLGGGLLARVTLNTSSQQVVTIPERALEVSAQGSDTVFVVEGNESETTVSARLVELGEREDDEVEILEGLAPGEQFIVRSDRPLQDGQTVRRSFLSNSDSD, from the coding sequence ATGAAACGACCAACAACTTGGCTAATGGGGATTCTTATCGGTAGCCTTTGGCTAACAATGGGATGCAGTCCCAATGAGAGAGAGACTGCCCAAGCTCAATCTTCCGGGCGAGGTGGCTCGCGAGAGGAGGGCGATCGCACCGTCACCGTTGACGTGGCCATTGCCGAAGCCCAAACTCGGGGCCGGGAACTCAACTATAGTGGCACCACCCAACCCTTGCGCCGGGTCTCCTTGCGGGCCCGCAGCGATGGTCAACTCCTGACCCTCAATGCCGATGTCGGAGATCCCGTGTTTCAGGGACAAGTCATCGCCCGAGTCGAAGATACCCTGCTGCTGTCAGAACTAGCCGGAGTTGAAGCCGACGTGAGTGTGCGGCAATCGGAAGTTGAGGAAGCCCGCAACCAGCGCATTGAAGCGGAATTTCGGGTTGAGGAACTTCGAGCAGAACTCGATCAAGCTCAAGTCGACTCCCGTCGTCTAAAAAACCTAGCCGGAGAAGGAGCCGTTCCCCGTCGTGAAGCGGAACTGGCCCAAACTCGTGTCCGCACCCTCGAACAACAACTGCGATCGGCCCAAGAACAAATCCGCATCCGCGATCGCGCCGTTACCTCAGCCCAGCAACGGGTAGGGGCCCAAGAAGCCATCGTCGATGGAGTCCGCCAACGACTGTCTTATACTGATGTCCCCTCTCCCCTCAATGCCGTGGTTCTAGACCGACTCCTACAACCCGGAGATATTGTGCAAAGTGGAGATGTGATTTTAGAACTCGGGGACTTTAGCCAAGTCGAAATCAGAATTGAGATTCCCGATCGCGATCGCAGTCAGATTTCCCTCGGCCAAGCCGTTGACGTCGTCCTCGATGCCTTTCCCAATCAAGAGTTTGTCGGACGAGTCTCGCGCATCTTTCCCAACGCCGATCCCGTCGCGCGACTTATTCCCGTCCAAATTACCCTACAGAACCCGCAAGTCCCAGACGGACAACTCGGAGGCGGTTTACTGGCCCGAGTTACCCTAAACACCTCCTCGCAACAAGTGGTGACTATTCCCGAACGGGCCCTAGAGGTGTCGGCCCAAGGTAGTGACACCGTGTTTGTGGTGGAAGGGAACGAGAGCGAAACCACCGTCAGCGCCCGCCTTGTAGAACTCGGAGAACGAGAAGATGACGAAGTGGAAATTCTCGAAGGACTGGCCCCCGGCGAACAATTCATCGTCCGCAGCGATCGCCCTCTCCAAGACGGCCAAACCGTCCGCCGCAGTTTCCTCTCCAACAGTGACAGCGACTAA